The Triticum aestivum cultivar Chinese Spring chromosome 7B, IWGSC CS RefSeq v2.1, whole genome shotgun sequence genome window below encodes:
- the LOC123156892 gene encoding uncharacterized protein has translation MMHGKSDSDITSLAASSPPRSPKRGAGAGGGAYYVQSPSRDSAHDGGGAGGYKSSSMQATPVYNSPNESPSHPSYGRHSRASSVSRFSGILRGGSGRKGGGGGDLKAVNAKGWPECSVIEEEGSYEGLSGGDSGLSGRCKLALAFVSFLLLFTVICLIVWGAARPYEPDVLVKSIAMDNFYAGEGTDHSGVPTKMVTLNCSLNMVVYNPASMFGIHVSSGPVRLLYSEIAIGVGQVHKYYQPSKSHRLVSAVIHGEKVPLYGAGGGLSLSGNDVTVPLTVDFELVSRGYVIGKLVRVTHRVHVSCRISVDAKRARTRIPKKACAVYKA, from the exons ATGATGCACGGCAAGTCGGACTCGGACATCAcgagcctggcggcgtcgtcgccGCCGCGGTCGCCGAAGCGTGGcgcgggggccggcggcggcgcgtacTACGTGCAGAGCCCGTCGCGGGACTCGGCGCACGACGGCGGGGGCGCCGGCGGGTACAAGTCGTCGTCGATgcaggcgacgccggtgtacaacAGCCCCAACGAGTCCCCCTCGCACCCGTCCTACGGCCGCCACTCCCGGGCCTCCTCCGTCAGCCGCTTCTCCGGCATCCTCCGCGGCGGCAGCGGGCGcaagggcgggggcgggggcgaccTCAAGGCGGTGAACGCCAAGGGGTGGCCCGAGTGCAGCGTCATCGAGGAGGAGGGCTCCTACGAGGGCCTCTCCGGCGGCGACAGCGGCCTCTCCGGCCGCTGCAAGCTCGCGCTCGCCTTCGTCAGCTTCCTCCTGCTCTTCACCGTCATCTGCCTCATCGTCTGGGGCGCCGCCCGCCCCTACGAGCCCGACGTCCTCGTCAAG AGCATAGCCATGGACAACTTCTATGCCGGAGAGGGCACAGACCACAGCGGGGTTCCAACCAAGATGGTCACGCTCAACTGCTCCCTCAACATGGTGGTGTACAACCCTGCGTCAATGTTCGGAATTCATGTCTCCTCGGGCCCTGTCCGCCTGCTCTATTCGGAGATCGCCATCGGGGTTGGACAG GTTCACAAGTACTACCAGCCGAGCAAGAGCCACCGGCTGGTGTcggcggtgatccacggcgagAAGGTGCCCCTCTACGGCGCGGGGGGCGGGCTCTCGCTGTCCGGCAACGACGTGACGGTGCCGCTGACGGTGGACTTCGAGCTCGTCTCCCGGGGCTACGTCATCGGCAAGCTGGTGCGGGTGACGCACAGGGTGCACGTGTCGTGCCGCATCAGCGTCGACGCCAAGAGGGCGAGGACCAGGATCCCCAAGAAGGCCTGCGCCGTGTACAAGGCCTGA